One window of Methanogenium organophilum genomic DNA carries:
- a CDS encoding formylmethanofuran dehydrogenase subunit A — MKTLLVKNAYVIDPIQNISGEIMDIAVRDGKIVDDVKNPDDVIDAAGMLTLPGGIDSHTHICGTKVNFGRYMSPEDMRAGRTSRKGDMHATSGYSVPTTYGNSYRYSRMGYTTLLEGAMAPMEARHTHEEFRYTPLQDCLANTLFDGNWFALEAIENGDIKRLAGILAWYLSAAKGFGVKLTNPGGTEAWGFGEDVSCIHKPIPHFGITPREIIVKMIEANEMLNLPHSVHLHCNNLGKPGNYLCTLDTYNAIPDLNDKRQSLYSTHVQFHSYGGSSWNDFCSKAEDIAHSVNEKPQIVIDTGQVMFGKTTTMTADGPMEFNLYRLYHNKWSNHDVEMETGSGIIPVLYRKKNLVNAIMWSIGLELGLLVDDPWQCILATDNPNGAPFVKYPEVIALLMSKEYRDKEFETLHKSTGKRVALPAIERERTWDDIAVMTRAAQARALGLIDYGKGFLTEGAEADIAIYPISVDTTDPAREYERIINGFATTEYTIKRGDIVCRRGTCTLEGNHSTYWVKPHVPAAYDMSTDSEFIDGFNKYYSMRIANYPVGEEYIGRNVCMESEASL; from the coding sequence ATGAAGACGCTCCTCGTAAAAAATGCCTATGTCATTGATCCCATTCAGAACATATCCGGGGAAATAATGGATATTGCCGTTCGCGACGGCAAAATTGTCGATGACGTGAAGAATCCTGACGACGTGATTGATGCCGCAGGGATGCTCACTCTCCCCGGCGGCATTGATTCTCATACCCATATCTGTGGAACGAAAGTCAATTTCGGGAGATACATGAGTCCGGAGGATATGCGTGCCGGACGCACGTCCCGAAAAGGAGACATGCATGCAACATCCGGATACAGTGTTCCGACAACCTACGGGAACAGCTACCGGTATTCCCGTATGGGATACACAACCCTTCTTGAAGGTGCCATGGCGCCGATGGAGGCGCGACATACCCACGAGGAGTTCCGCTACACGCCTTTGCAGGATTGTCTTGCAAATACCCTTTTTGACGGCAACTGGTTCGCCCTTGAGGCGATAGAGAACGGGGATATCAAACGGCTGGCAGGGATTCTCGCCTGGTATCTCTCTGCAGCGAAAGGGTTCGGAGTCAAACTGACAAATCCGGGCGGGACAGAAGCATGGGGATTTGGCGAAGATGTATCCTGTATTCATAAACCGATTCCGCACTTCGGGATCACTCCCCGTGAGATCATCGTAAAGATGATTGAAGCAAATGAGATGCTCAATCTGCCGCACTCTGTGCATCTGCACTGTAATAATCTGGGAAAACCGGGCAATTACCTGTGCACGCTTGACACGTACAATGCCATTCCGGACCTCAATGATAAACGTCAGTCGCTGTATTCAACACATGTTCAGTTCCATTCATACGGAGGGTCGTCCTGGAACGATTTCTGTTCCAAGGCAGAAGATATCGCCCATTCGGTGAATGAAAAGCCGCAGATCGTCATTGACACCGGTCAGGTCATGTTTGGGAAAACGACCACGATGACTGCGGACGGGCCGATGGAGTTCAATCTTTATCGCCTGTACCACAATAAATGGAGCAATCATGATGTTGAGATGGAAACCGGGTCAGGCATCATTCCGGTGTTATACCGAAAGAAAAATCTTGTGAATGCTATCATGTGGTCGATCGGGCTTGAACTCGGCCTTCTGGTTGACGATCCATGGCAGTGCATTCTTGCAACGGATAATCCCAATGGTGCACCCTTTGTCAAATATCCTGAAGTAATAGCACTTCTGATGAGCAAGGAATACCGCGATAAGGAATTTGAGACGCTTCACAAATCAACGGGCAAACGAGTAGCTCTCCCTGCAATTGAACGGGAACGGACCTGGGATGATATTGCGGTCATGACCCGTGCAGCACAGGCACGTGCCCTGGGCCTTATTGATTACGGAAAAGGATTCCTTACGGAAGGTGCAGAAGCAGATATTGCAATATATCCGATATCTGTCGACACCACGGACCCGGCTCGTGAATACGAACGTATCATCAACGGGTTTGCGACAACAGAATACACAATCAAACGAGGCGATATTGTCTGCCGGCGGGGAACCTGTACCCTGGAGGGAAATCATTCCACATACTGGGTGAAACCACATGTGCCCGCTGCATATGATATGAGCACAGATTCAGAATTCATTGATGGGTTCAACAAATATTACTCAATGAGAATTGCCAACTATCCGGTTGGTGAAGAATACATTGGGCGTAATGTCTGCATGGAGTCGGAGGCATCCCTATGA
- a CDS encoding formylmethanofuran dehydrogenase subunit C codes for MMKVILEVKERHKPNLPIEAECITPKNFLDPERAFHVWKGNKELDISDVFHVRKDGNAKSAEQVEIIIRGNSANIKRVGEYMDGGKILIEGDIGMHCGNFMSAGLIEIKGNADSWLGREMNGGKIVCHGNAGDYAGSGYRGEKKGMLGGHIEIMGDAGDFAGETMAGGEIIIHGNAGDMPGVDIRDGRLTIMGDCSRPCGNMSGGECRIFGTAYDMLPTFRNEGLTSVESTPVTRFSGDYISRGLGTIYVANYKYME; via the coding sequence ATGATGAAAGTAATTCTCGAAGTCAAAGAACGGCATAAACCCAATCTTCCGATTGAGGCAGAATGCATTACCCCCAAAAATTTCCTCGACCCGGAACGGGCATTCCATGTATGGAAAGGGAACAAGGAACTGGACATATCTGATGTCTTTCACGTCCGAAAAGATGGGAATGCAAAATCGGCTGAACAGGTGGAAATTATCATCCGTGGCAACAGTGCAAACATCAAACGGGTCGGAGAATATATGGACGGCGGGAAAATCCTGATCGAAGGAGATATCGGGATGCATTGTGGGAACTTCATGAGTGCCGGACTAATCGAAATAAAAGGAAATGCCGATTCCTGGCTTGGTCGTGAAATGAACGGGGGGAAGATTGTCTGTCACGGAAATGCCGGAGACTACGCCGGTTCCGGGTATCGTGGTGAAAAAAAAGGAATGCTGGGTGGCCATATTGAGATCATGGGTGATGCAGGGGATTTCGCGGGAGAAACAATGGCCGGAGGTGAGATTATCATTCACGGTAATGCGGGGGACATGCCGGGGGTTGATATCCGGGATGGACGCCTGACAATCATGGGGGACTGTTCCCGTCCCTGCGGTAATATGTCCGGTGGAGAATGCCGGATATTCGGGACAGCATACGATATGCTTCCGACGTTCAGGAATGAAGGTCTGACATCAGTTGAATCAACACCGGTTACCCGGTTTTCCGGAGATTATATCTCCCGTGGGTTGGGAACAATTTATGTTGCGAACTACAAATATATGGAATAA
- a CDS encoding DNA helicase PriA: MLKHSCGYTAPIHCKNCGRPLIYHEKNGLYCPYCGRHVNMICPGCGKPW; the protein is encoded by the coding sequence ATGCTGAAACATAGTTGCGGTTACACTGCTCCGATTCATTGTAAAAACTGTGGTAGACCACTCATCTATCACGAAAAAAACGGGTTGTATTGCCCATACTGCGGACGCCATGTGAATATGATCTGTCCCGGATGTGGGAAACCCTGGTAA
- a CDS encoding DUF1922 domain-containing protein has translation MYIIVRCESCGTFTYIDRFQNWKLCPVCGETMQKSSVRKYLEVENHHDADAVVVELERYLHQNKRTDLTPDETRKLRAEYARRVSSDIH, from the coding sequence ATGTATATTATTGTCCGCTGTGAGAGCTGTGGTACATTCACCTATATTGACCGGTTCCAGAACTGGAAACTCTGCCCGGTATGCGGGGAAACTATGCAGAAGAGCAGTGTCCGGAAATATCTTGAAGTCGAAAACCACCATGACGCAGATGCCGTAGTCGTAGAACTGGAACGCTATCTCCATCAAAATAAAAGAACGGATCTGACCCCGGATGAGACCAGAAAACTGCGCGCGGAGTATGCTCGCCGGGTCAGTTCCGACATACACTAA
- a CDS encoding coenzyme F420-0:L-glutamate ligase produces the protein MTIEIIPVEGIPIVQPGDNISAFVAECLSVEDDDILCVASSVYSKSKGYLRLLEDIQPSERAGEIAEKCGEDPRFIQAVLDEADDIIIDYPFILCSLPHGHVGVRAGIDHSNVEDGRIILLPPNPMKAADEIRDEIKKITGKTVRVILTDTCGRSFRRGQTGVAIGWSGMSAIQDYRGDTDLFGHTLEITEEAVVDEIAGIVNFVMGESNRGVPAVICRNMPHWEGHDNLYFNAKEDITRTAMKNKY, from the coding sequence ATGACAATCGAAATCATCCCGGTTGAAGGAATTCCCATTGTTCAGCCAGGGGATAATATATCTGCGTTCGTTGCAGAATGCCTGTCTGTTGAAGACGATGATATTTTATGTGTTGCATCTTCCGTATATTCCAAATCAAAGGGATATTTACGCCTCCTCGAAGACATTCAGCCATCCGAACGTGCGGGGGAGATTGCTGAGAAGTGTGGAGAAGACCCCCGTTTTATTCAGGCAGTTCTTGACGAAGCTGATGACATAATAATTGATTATCCGTTTATTCTCTGCTCCCTGCCCCATGGGCATGTTGGTGTACGGGCAGGTATCGACCATTCAAATGTAGAAGACGGACGAATAATTCTGCTGCCGCCAAACCCTATGAAAGCTGCTGATGAAATCCGTGACGAAATTAAGAAGATCACCGGAAAAACAGTCCGGGTTATTCTGACAGATACCTGTGGCCGATCATTTCGGCGGGGACAAACAGGTGTTGCAATCGGGTGGAGCGGAATGTCCGCAATACAGGATTACCGTGGTGACACGGATCTATTTGGGCATACGCTCGAAATTACCGAAGAAGCCGTCGTTGACGAAATTGCAGGTATTGTCAACTTTGTTATGGGTGAAAGCAACCGTGGCGTCCCTGCGGTAATCTGTAGAAACATGCCACACTGGGAGGGACATGATAACCTGTATTTCAACGCAAAAGAGGATATTACCAGAACGGCAATGAAAAATAAGTATTAA
- a CDS encoding preprotein translocase subunit Sec61beta produces MAKKSGGRLVSSAGLVTYYDSEDRRAIHISPTTVMIAAGVIAVITIVLNALY; encoded by the coding sequence ATGGCAAAAAAGAGTGGCGGAAGGCTTGTATCCTCAGCCGGTCTGGTTACGTATTATGATAGTGAAGATCGCAGAGCAATCCACATTTCCCCGACAACTGTTATGATCGCTGCAGGAGTAATTGCAGTCATTACGATCGTCCTGAATGCACTATATTAA
- a CDS encoding amidohydrolase family protein, with the protein MGDDFEERNVRIIVTNGVITNIEEISRTPDIWIFPGFFNAHTHLGDTIAMDIDANGPIGQLVAPPDGLKHRLLRAATPAMCVEAMNASIRTMADTGTYGFADFREGGVEGARYLQEANAECSLDSAVFGRDGGEKISDGLGVSSTRHYGEGLTKIIEESRADGRIIAFHAGEKDAMDVDSALAFDPDMLIHCTHATSKQIRTIADAGIPVVICPRSNWKLGVTSSGKNPPVHEMIDAGIELWLGTDNVMFVQPDMSAEMSFCHYVYGIDAQTIMKMAVGGAHILDMNYGIHEQNTARFNRYNTARLNAKFSKNILNTIINRLNPLGLEGSLLN; encoded by the coding sequence CTGGGGGATGATTTTGAAGAACGAAATGTTCGTATCATAGTCACAAACGGGGTTATTACCAATATTGAAGAGATTTCCCGGACTCCGGACATATGGATATTCCCCGGTTTTTTTAACGCCCACACGCATCTTGGAGACACCATTGCAATGGATATCGATGCCAATGGTCCTATCGGGCAGCTAGTGGCGCCACCAGATGGGCTTAAGCATCGTTTATTGCGTGCAGCAACACCTGCAATGTGTGTTGAAGCAATGAACGCCAGCATACGGACAATGGCAGATACCGGAACATATGGATTTGCGGACTTCAGGGAAGGGGGCGTTGAGGGTGCACGATATCTTCAGGAAGCGAATGCAGAGTGTTCCCTTGATTCTGCTGTTTTTGGAAGAGACGGGGGAGAAAAAATCAGTGACGGACTGGGCGTCTCAAGTACCCGTCATTATGGAGAAGGGTTGACCAAAATAATTGAAGAGTCACGTGCGGACGGTAGAATTATTGCTTTCCATGCAGGAGAAAAAGATGCAATGGATGTCGATAGCGCCCTCGCATTTGATCCTGATATGCTTATTCACTGCACGCATGCAACGTCAAAGCAGATTCGCACCATTGCAGATGCAGGTATTCCTGTGGTTATCTGCCCCCGTTCAAACTGGAAACTGGGGGTTACTTCCTCAGGCAAAAATCCGCCGGTGCATGAAATGATTGATGCGGGTATTGAACTCTGGCTGGGGACAGACAACGTAATGTTTGTCCAGCCGGATATGTCAGCGGAGATGTCATTTTGCCATTATGTATATGGAATTGACGCACAGACAATTATGAAGATGGCAGTGGGGGGCGCTCACATTCTGGATATGAATTACGGCATTCATGAACAGAATACGGCACGATTCAACAGGTACAATACGGCGCGTCTTAATGCAAAATTCTCAAAAAACATATTAAATACTATAATAAACAGGTTGAACCCACTTGGGTTGGAAGGAAGTCTTTTAAATTGA
- a CDS encoding universal stress protein has translation MFTNILVAVDGSEISIKTLETALTEAKVWNAQLNVVYVLETGLFDDIPADEKMEYIRNLLEQQGLNVFSYAEKRSEEEGITLKTHLREGHAGIEIISAAKELNADLIVLGSHAKSDIEKILLGSVTTHVVRHSPVSTLVVRL, from the coding sequence GTGTTTACAAATATTCTCGTTGCCGTAGATGGATCAGAAATCAGTATTAAAACTCTGGAAACGGCATTGACCGAAGCCAAAGTCTGGAATGCGCAGCTTAATGTAGTCTATGTTCTTGAAACCGGTCTTTTTGACGATATCCCTGCCGATGAAAAGATGGAGTACATCAGAAACCTTCTGGAACAGCAGGGACTGAATGTGTTTTCCTATGCAGAAAAACGCAGCGAAGAGGAAGGTATCACTCTGAAAACTCACCTGAGAGAAGGCCATGCAGGAATCGAAATTATTTCTGCAGCAAAAGAATTGAATGCTGACTTAATTGTTCTCGGATCCCATGCAAAAAGTGATATCGAGAAGATTTTGCTTGGCAGTGTGACAACCCATGTTGTCCGTCACAGTCCTGTCAGTACTTTGGTGGTGAGATTATAA
- a CDS encoding CBS domain-containing protein, which yields MTTDVVCVEIPGNRDDVLRILKRTGISGVPVLKEGVLVGIITRKDLLRKPDEMQLGLLMTPDPVTITPDVTIQAATAILTENHFRRLPVVEGGELVGLISISDIVGAIARMKITDEIRNKFSSHTFAIWEESPLPLVGRIMEMSGYDAVPILNEDGQLTGIISERDLIRNSSIEDSVEVSDFSNGTDDDEWTWESIRDMHTISYGISKVQLPDKPVKDAMVKEVVAVPLNAEISECALKMKRARVDQLPVINGDRKMVSMLYDRELIRIILEEA from the coding sequence ATGACAACAGATGTTGTCTGCGTAGAAATTCCGGGAAACAGGGATGATGTACTAAGAATCCTGAAACGAACCGGTATCAGTGGTGTTCCTGTCCTGAAAGAGGGTGTGCTGGTAGGAATAATCACCCGAAAAGATCTGCTTAGAAAGCCTGATGAAATGCAGCTGGGGCTTCTGATGACACCTGATCCTGTCACGATCACTCCGGATGTGACCATTCAGGCAGCAACAGCAATATTAACGGAAAATCATTTCCGCCGGTTGCCTGTTGTTGAGGGAGGGGAACTGGTTGGTCTGATCAGTATTTCAGATATTGTCGGCGCTATTGCGCGGATGAAAATTACGGACGAAATCCGCAACAAGTTCAGTTCACATACCTTTGCAATCTGGGAAGAGTCCCCTCTGCCGCTTGTCGGCAGAATCATGGAGATGTCCGGATACGATGCTGTGCCGATCCTGAATGAGGACGGTCAGCTGACAGGCATCATCTCAGAACGTGATTTAATCCGCAATTCAAGTATCGAAGACAGTGTAGAAGTAAGTGACTTCTCAAATGGCACTGATGATGATGAATGGACATGGGAATCTATCCGTGATATGCATACGATATCATATGGTATCTCCAAAGTTCAGCTTCCGGATAAACCCGTTAAAGATGCGATGGTAAAGGAAGTTGTCGCTGTACCCCTCAATGCGGAGATCAGTGAATGCGCTCTGAAAATGAAGCGGGCACGTGTCGATCAGCTTCCGGTTATCAATGGGGACCGAAAAATGGTTTCTATGCTCTATGACCGCGAATTAATTCGAATAATTCTTGAAGAAGCTTAA
- the psmB gene encoding archaeal proteasome endopeptidase complex subunit beta, protein MSELPEGVTKGTTTVGLVFNDGVVLATERRATMGTMIASKRAKKVYQIADRIGMTTAGGVGDAQTLARLMQVECNLYQIRRGRDMTVGAAASLLSNVLNQNRYYPYYVQLLVGGFDTDGPSVYSVDAMGGASKEDDIVATGSGSPFAYGVLEDRYEEGLDEEAAVSLAKRALRAAIRRDSASGESMSIVIITKDKYEEMSEEVL, encoded by the coding sequence ATGTCAGAACTACCAGAAGGGGTTACCAAAGGCACTACAACTGTAGGTCTTGTGTTTAATGATGGTGTAGTGCTTGCAACAGAACGACGTGCTACAATGGGTACGATGATTGCAAGCAAGCGAGCAAAAAAAGTCTATCAGATTGCGGACAGAATTGGTATGACAACAGCCGGAGGAGTTGGTGATGCACAGACACTTGCACGTTTGATGCAGGTGGAATGCAACCTGTACCAGATCCGTCGTGGTCGTGATATGACTGTTGGTGCAGCAGCGTCACTCCTTTCTAATGTGTTGAACCAGAACCGATACTATCCATATTATGTCCAGTTGCTTGTAGGTGGATTTGATACCGATGGCCCAAGTGTCTACTCCGTGGATGCGATGGGCGGTGCATCAAAAGAAGATGATATTGTTGCAACCGGTTCAGGATCCCCATTTGCATATGGTGTACTGGAAGACCGCTATGAAGAAGGTCTTGATGAAGAAGCAGCTGTTAGCCTTGCAAAACGAGCACTCAGAGCAGCCATCAGGCGGGATTCAGCATCTGGTGAATCTATGAGTATAGTAATAATTACCAAAGATAAATATGAGGAGATGAGTGAGGAGGTTCTTTAA
- a CDS encoding beta-CASP ribonuclease aCPSF1, producing the protein MLIDERLEDLRKKINSKVPAGISISEVEFEGPELVIYTDDTKKFAEQADLIKVLARELRKRIVVRPNILEDPEKAATKVRAVVPESAGITDMFFDPDTGEVLVEAEKPGVVIGKNGATLRDITKEIGWTAKVVRTPPIESKTVKDIRQYLRSVKDERKEFLRRIGKRIHRDVRSKDKWVRVTTLGCCREVGRAAFLLSTPESKILIDCGEKPGSSSEGFPYLGVPEISPLSSLDAVVLTHAHLDHCAMIPLLYKYGFDGPVYSTPATRDLSAMLQLDYIDVVNKDGGVVPYSSKEVQEYLKHSITLNYGSVTDIAPDVKLTYHNAGHILGSAISHFHVGDGLYNIAFTGDFNYDKTRLFGPATVQFPRLEAVFMESTYGGSHDIQPSKKDAETKLYDIVNTTINRGGKIVIPAFAVGRSQEVMLTLEEGIRLEKIPKVKVYLDGMIKEATAIHTTYPEYLNPDLRTQIFKEGMNPFLAECFEQVDSSNLRQNVIDGDPCIIITTSGMLSGGPVMEYLRALAPEEKNCLVFVGYQADGTLGRRIQKGWKEIPLGRRETIMMNCEIQTVDGFSGHSDRKQLMRYVKHLQPRPERIFTIHGDEKNTIDLASSIYKNYHIQTVSPMNLETYRLV; encoded by the coding sequence ATGTTAATTGATGAACGGCTAGAAGATCTCAGGAAGAAGATCAATTCTAAAGTACCTGCGGGTATTTCAATATCAGAAGTTGAATTTGAAGGACCGGAACTTGTCATCTACACTGATGACACAAAAAAATTCGCAGAACAGGCGGATTTAATAAAAGTTCTTGCACGCGAACTGCGCAAACGCATTGTTGTTCGCCCGAATATTCTGGAGGATCCGGAAAAGGCTGCCACAAAAGTGCGTGCTGTTGTTCCGGAGAGTGCCGGTATAACGGATATGTTCTTTGATCCGGATACGGGTGAAGTTCTCGTAGAAGCGGAAAAACCTGGTGTTGTTATAGGGAAAAACGGAGCAACACTTCGTGATATCACAAAAGAGATCGGATGGACCGCGAAAGTCGTGCGGACACCGCCCATTGAAAGCAAAACGGTCAAGGACATCCGCCAATATCTCAGATCGGTAAAAGATGAGCGCAAAGAATTTCTCCGCCGGATAGGAAAGAGAATTCACCGTGATGTACGAAGCAAAGATAAATGGGTCCGGGTAACTACCCTCGGATGCTGCCGGGAAGTAGGACGGGCGGCTTTTCTCCTGTCAACACCGGAAAGCAAGATCCTCATTGACTGTGGCGAAAAACCCGGCAGTTCATCTGAAGGATTCCCCTATCTTGGTGTTCCGGAAATATCCCCTCTGAGTTCACTGGATGCAGTAGTTCTTACTCATGCACACCTTGATCACTGTGCAATGATACCCCTGCTGTATAAATATGGATTTGACGGACCGGTATACAGTACACCGGCAACGCGTGATCTCTCTGCCATGCTTCAGCTTGATTATATCGATGTTGTCAATAAAGACGGCGGAGTTGTTCCGTATTCATCGAAAGAAGTGCAGGAATACCTGAAACATTCCATTACCCTGAACTATGGATCTGTTACCGATATTGCCCCGGATGTCAAACTGACCTATCATAATGCAGGACATATCCTTGGATCGGCAATCTCCCATTTCCATGTGGGAGACGGGCTCTATAATATCGCATTTACCGGGGATTTCAATTATGATAAGACCCGGCTGTTTGGCCCTGCAACCGTGCAGTTCCCCCGTCTCGAAGCAGTGTTCATGGAAAGTACATACGGTGGCTCCCATGATATTCAGCCGTCCAAAAAGGATGCTGAGACTAAACTCTACGATATTGTTAATACCACAATCAACCGGGGCGGGAAGATTGTCATTCCGGCATTTGCCGTAGGCCGTTCACAGGAAGTTATGCTGACTCTTGAGGAAGGAATACGTCTCGAAAAAATTCCCAAGGTCAAGGTATACCTGGATGGAATGATAAAAGAGGCCACTGCCATCCATACTACCTATCCGGAATATCTTAATCCGGATCTGAGGACACAGATATTCAAAGAAGGAATGAACCCGTTTTTGGCAGAATGCTTCGAGCAGGTTGATTCATCGAACCTTCGGCAGAATGTCATCGACGGTGACCCGTGTATCATCATTACCACAAGTGGTATGCTTTCAGGCGGTCCCGTGATGGAATATCTGCGTGCCCTTGCCCCTGAAGAGAAGAATTGTCTGGTTTTCGTCGGTTACCAGGCAGACGGAACCCTTGGGCGAAGAATTCAGAAGGGATGGAAAGAGATACCTCTCGGGCGTCGTGAAACCATCATGATGAACTGCGAAATACAGACTGTTGATGGGTTTTCCGGCCACTCTGACAGAAAACAGCTGATGCGTTATGTCAAGCATCTTCAGCCGCGTCCAGAACGGATATTTACCATTCACGGGGATGAAAAGAATACGATTGATCTTGCATCCTCAATTTACAAAAATTATCATATCCAGACCGTTTCGCCGATGAACCTCGAAACATACCGTCTGGTATAA
- a CDS encoding MFS transporter: MKQRLSLVVGIFIVMALSNAIVPVLPNFASEMPALQGIIFSAYFFGAFVAVIPAGVLGDRYGRVPFIRAGLVLTVLSGGLILLGVNPYVVAAARAFEGIGAGLFVACALSWVNVQPDHARLSGFYFAALNAGLIAGFMGTGILNSQFGLYSGVILYTGLAAFPMVLSFFIQEAKGVASERLPEIHIIAGRNVWLYLSAFVLIGISGVLISLYPEFTDESPFVLGILFASMNGATICTSLIAPNISLQPIQTIRIASALVGIAVLSAFFLPLYGGIIPVFILFMVIGASIGFVFVSQMNYLAVTEELQGTAIGLLTAASYGGMAFLPFFAGIVSEYLSYSAAFVVNGIFCLFVTATITRCRCTLPV; the protein is encoded by the coding sequence ATGAAACAGCGCCTCTCCCTGGTCGTCGGGATCTTTATTGTAATGGCACTTTCCAATGCTATTGTACCCGTTCTTCCAAATTTTGCCAGTGAAATGCCTGCCCTGCAGGGAATAATATTTTCAGCATACTTTTTTGGGGCATTTGTGGCAGTCATTCCGGCAGGCGTGCTGGGCGACCGGTATGGCCGTGTACCGTTTATCAGGGCAGGGCTTGTTCTCACCGTCCTGTCCGGCGGACTGATCCTCCTTGGCGTGAATCCGTATGTCGTGGCCGCCGCACGGGCTTTCGAGGGAATAGGTGCAGGGTTATTTGTAGCCTGTGCACTCTCGTGGGTGAATGTGCAGCCGGACCATGCACGACTCTCCGGGTTTTATTTTGCTGCCCTGAATGCCGGGCTTATTGCAGGATTTATGGGAACAGGAATTCTGAACAGTCAGTTTGGCCTGTACAGCGGGGTAATACTGTATACCGGACTCGCCGCATTTCCGATGGTTCTGTCGTTTTTCATTCAGGAGGCAAAGGGTGTTGCATCAGAGAGATTACCGGAAATCCACATCATTGCAGGGAGAAATGTATGGCTCTACCTTTCAGCATTTGTTCTCATCGGCATCTCAGGAGTCCTGATTTCATTATATCCTGAATTTACGGATGAAAGCCCGTTTGTCCTGGGAATATTGTTTGCATCAATGAATGGCGCAACGATCTGCACCTCACTCATTGCCCCGAACATCTCTCTTCAGCCGATACAGACAATACGCATTGCGTCCGCATTAGTCGGAATTGCTGTCCTGAGTGCATTTTTTTTACCACTGTATGGAGGAATCATCCCGGTATTTATCCTTTTCATGGTCATCGGAGCATCGATAGGATTTGTGTTTGTGTCCCAGATGAATTATCTCGCAGTCACGGAAGAGCTGCAGGGAACGGCAATCGGCCTCCTTACCGCTGCATCCTATGGCGGAATGGCTTTCCTGCCGTTTTTTGCAGGCATTGTTTCTGAATATCTCTCATATAGTGCTGCATTTGTTGTCAACGGCATCTTTTGTCTGTTCGTGACAGCAACAATCACCCGGTGCAGATGTACGCTTCCGGTGTAA
- a CDS encoding MMPL family transporter, translating to MARSVQKIGTAITISGLATVFGFSALIMSAFKIISNFGTTTVITVGYSLMGAMLVMPAILKGISRFETDEEMHPLTR from the coding sequence ATCGCACGCTCCGTTCAAAAAATCGGGACTGCAATTACCATATCCGGACTGGCAACCGTATTCGGCTTTTCCGCACTCATCATGTCGGCATTCAAAATAATCAGTAATTTTGGCACAACAACGGTCATCACCGTTGGATATTCCCTGATGGGAGCAATGCTCGTGATGCCTGCCATACTGAAAGGTATCAGCCGGTTTGAAACGGATGAAGAAATGCATCCATTGACCCGGTAG